From Vigna unguiculata cultivar IT97K-499-35 chromosome 5, ASM411807v1, whole genome shotgun sequence, the proteins below share one genomic window:
- the LOC114182987 gene encoding 60S ribosomal protein L5-like has product MAFVKAQKSRAYFKRYQVKFKRRREGKTDYRARIRLINQDKNKYNTPKYRFVVRFTNKDIIAQITSATIAGDNVLAAAYAHELPRYGLKVGLTNYAAAYCTGLLLARRVLKKLEMDEEYEGNVEATGEDYSVEPADTRRPFRALLDVGLIRTTTGNRVFGALKGALDGGLDIPHSDKRFAGFDKDKKELDADVHRKYVFGGHVASYIKTLIEDEPEKYQSHFSAYIKEGIEPDGLEDLYKKVHAAIRADPIFKKSEKQAPKEHKRYNLKKLTYEQRKAKLVARLQALNSAAGDDDDEDDDE; this is encoded by the exons ATG GCGTTTGTTAAGGCTCAGAAATCAAGGGCCTACTTCAAGAGATATCAAGTGAAGTTCAAGAGAAGAAGAG AGGGAAAAACCGATTACCGAGCCAGGATTCGGTTGATTAACCAGGATAAGAACAAGTATAACACACCAAAATATCGTTTTGTGGTTCGATTT ACTAACAAGGACATCATTGCCCAAATAACATCTGCTACCATTGCTGGAGATAATGTTCTTGCTGCAGCATATGCGCATGAGCTGCCACGCTATGGTCTCAAAGTAGGTCTTACAAACTATGCCGCAG CTTATTGCACTGGACTCTTGTTGGCCCGTCGAGTGCTTAAGAAGCTTGAAATGGATGAGGAGTATGAAGGAAATGTCGAG GCCACCGGAGAGGATTATTCTGTGGAACCAGCAGACACTAGGAGACCATTCCGTGCCCTCCTTGATGTTGGTCTTATTAGGACCACAACAGGCAACCGTGTCTTTGGTGCCCTTAAG GGAGCTCTCGATGGGGGTTTGGATATCCCTCATAGTGATAAAAGGTTTGCTGGCTTTGATAAGGATAAGAAGGAACTTGATGCTGACGTTCATCGCAAGTATGTCTTTGGTGGACACGTTGCTTCCTATATAAAG ACATTGATCGAAGATGAGCCAGAGAAATATCAGTCACACTTTAGTGCTTATATTAAGGAGGGAATAGAGCCTGATGGTCTTGAAGATCTGTATAAGAAGGTTCATGCTGCCATCCGAGCTGACCCTATATTCAAGAAATCCGAGAAACAGGCACCAAAGGAGCACAAGAG GTACAATCTGAAGAAACTCACTTATGAGCAGAGAAAGGCTAAATTAGTTGCACGCTTGCAGGCTCTCAACTCTGCTgctggtgatgatgatgatgaagatgatgatgaatgA